One region of Natronorubrum aibiense genomic DNA includes:
- the cbiT gene encoding precorrin-6Y C5,15-methyltransferase (decarboxylating) subunit CbiT has product MPPIALPHDAKAGPTKPEVRAVVHSKLALETDDHFVEVGSCTGAITIEAAQRAGRVTALERKPERLETTERNLAANEDAIRADVELQNTEAPEGVPADADALFLGGSRNFEAVLDHAVDTEVDRIVMNVSRLEVAGRATEAFRERGILEEVVQFQVSHGYELAGATSFDSDNPVYMLVGSATASGGADDGGSQR; this is encoded by the coding sequence ATGCCACCTATCGCGCTGCCACACGACGCGAAGGCCGGGCCGACCAAGCCGGAGGTCCGAGCCGTCGTCCACTCGAAACTCGCACTCGAGACCGACGACCACTTCGTGGAGGTCGGCTCCTGTACGGGAGCCATTACGATCGAAGCCGCACAGCGAGCCGGGCGAGTGACCGCCCTCGAGCGGAAACCCGAACGCCTCGAGACGACCGAGCGGAATCTGGCCGCCAACGAGGACGCGATTCGAGCGGATGTCGAACTGCAGAACACGGAAGCGCCGGAGGGAGTACCCGCCGACGCTGACGCGCTCTTTCTGGGCGGCAGTCGAAATTTCGAGGCCGTCCTCGACCACGCCGTCGACACCGAGGTCGATCGAATCGTCATGAACGTCTCGCGACTCGAGGTCGCCGGCAGGGCGACAGAAGCCTTCCGCGAGCGCGGGATTCTCGAGGAGGTCGTCCAGTTTCAGGTGAGCCACGGCTACGAACTCGCCGGCGCGACGAGTTTTGACTCGGACAACCCGGTCTACATGCTGGTCGGGAGCGCGACAGCGAGCGGCGGGGCTGACGATGGAGGGAGCCAGCGATGA